A region of Eschrichtius robustus isolate mEscRob2 chromosome 19, mEscRob2.pri, whole genome shotgun sequence DNA encodes the following proteins:
- the TMED6 gene encoding transmembrane emp24 domain-containing protein 6 produces MFPLLFGAGLVVLNLVSSARSQKTEPLSGSGDQPLFRGADRYDFAIMIPPGGTECFWQFAHQTGYFYFSYEVQRTLGMSHDRHVAATAHTPQGFLIDTSKNVRGQINFSTQETGFYQLCLTNQQNHFGSVQVYLNFGVFYEGPEMDHKEKNERKQLNDTLDAIEKSTRKVQNNIFHMWRYYNFARMRKVADFFLLQSNYNYVNWWSTAQSLVIILSGILQLYFLKRLFNIPTTTDTKKPRC; encoded by the exons ATGTTCCCCTTGCTCTTTGGGGCTGGACTGGTGGTTCTGAACCTAGTGAGCTCTGCAAGGAGCCAGAAGACAGAACCTCTTAGTGGCTCTGGGGACCAGCCCCTCTTCCGTGGTGCGGATCGATACGACTTTGCCATCATGATCCCTCCAGGAGGCACAGAATGCTTTTGGCAATTTGCCCACCAGACTGGATACTTCTATTTCAGTTATGAG GTTCAGCGGACACTGGGAATGTCACATGACCGGCATGTTGCTGCCACTGCACATACCCCACAGGGTTTCCTTATAGACACCTCTAAGAATGTTCGGGGCCAGATTAACTTCTCTACCCAAGAGACAG GTTTTTATCAGCTTTGTCTAACGAATCAGCAAAATCACTTTGGTTCTGTGCAAGTATACCTCAATTTTGGAGTCTTCTATGAGGGGCCTGAGATGGACCACaaagagaagaatgaaagaaaacaattgaATGATACTTTGGATGCAATTGAG AAGAGTACACGAAAGGTGCAGAACAATATCTTTCACATGTGGCGATACTACAACTTCGCTCGCATGAGAAAAGTGGCTGACTTTTTCCTACTCCAGTCAAACTATAACTATGTGAATTGGTGGTCGACAGCCCAGAGCCTTGTTATTATTCTTTCTGGGATCCTGCAGCTATATTTCTTGAAGCGTCTCTTCAACATCCCAACGACTACAGACACAAAGAAGCCAAGATGCTAA